From Apis mellifera strain DH4 linkage group LG5, Amel_HAv3.1, whole genome shotgun sequence, the proteins below share one genomic window:
- the LOC409333 gene encoding CAAX prenyl protease 2 isoform X1: MDRDTSNQHQYGVMETADRNTDFSCITAILSCFVLSVMYVASLYVWNSPYSREHPSVIKKRFFSVFIMSLISPALLYFGMNEKVFQKATIWELLGLRWPGLIQAIIMPLLLTMILFLGPICVQGFNGLWRLYTEPMYWFGSVRTIIWWRNLVVAPLAEEWTFRACMLPLLLQCFTPTTAIFICPLFFGVAHFHHVVDRVKAGMNLKHALFISCFQFAFTTLFGAYAAFLFAKTGHLAAPFTAHSFCNHMGCPDLSEVVAVKDPLKRAGLFSLFVIGLVAWCFLLTPMTNPRLFYNNLFWHKNFI; this comes from the exons ATGGATCGCGACACAAGCAACCAACATCAGTATGGAGTTATGGAGACTGCGGATCGAAATACTGATTTCTCCTGCATAACTGCAATTCTATCATGTTTTGTTCTCTCAGTGATGTACGTCGCGAGCCTCTATGTATGGAATTCTCCGTACAGTAG agAACATCCaagtgtaataaaaaaaagattttttagtgTTTTTATTATGTCTCTTATATCTCCTGCATTATTGTACTTTGGAATGAATGAGAAAGTATTTCAAAAG gCAACAATTTGGGAGTTATTGGGACTGCGGTGGCCTGGTTTAATTCAAGCAATTATAATGCCATTGTTATTAACAATGATACTATTTCTAGGGCCAATATGTGTACAAGGTTTTAATGGACTTTGGAGATTATATACTG AACCTATGTATTGGTTTGGAAGTGTACGAACAATAATATGGTGGAGAAATCTAGTAGTTGCTCCTTTGGCTGAAGAATGGACATTTAGAGCATGTATGTTACCATTGCTTTTGCAATGTTTTACACCAACTACTGCCATATTTATCTGCCCTTTATTTTTTGGTGTCGCTCATTTTCATCATGTAGTAGATAGGGTAAAAGCAGGCATGAATCTTAAACatgcattatttatatctt gtTTTCAATTTGCGTTTACAACATTATTTGGAGCATATGCTGCTTTTCTTTTTGCTAAAACAG gacATTTAGCAGCACCATTTACAGCACATTCTTTTTGTAATCATATGGGATGTCCTGATCTTTCTGAAGTAGTTGCAGTTAAAGATCCATTAAAAAGAGCTGGTTTGTTTTCTTTGTTTGTAATTGGATTAGTAGCATGGTGTTTCTTATTAACACCAATGACAAAtccaagattattttataataatttattttggcataaaaattttatatga
- the LOC409333 gene encoding CAAX prenyl protease 2 isoform X3, with product MSLISPALLYFGMNEKVFQKATIWELLGLRWPGLIQAIIMPLLLTMILFLGPICVQGFNGLWRLYTEPMYWFGSVRTIIWWRNLVVAPLAEEWTFRACMLPLLLQCFTPTTAIFICPLFFGVAHFHHVVDRVKAGMNLKHALFISCFQFAFTTLFGAYAAFLFAKTGHLAAPFTAHSFCNHMGCPDLSEVVAVKDPLKRAGLFSLFVIGLVAWCFLLTPMTNPRLFYNNLFWHKNFI from the exons ATGTCTCTTATATCTCCTGCATTATTGTACTTTGGAATGAATGAGAAAGTATTTCAAAAG gCAACAATTTGGGAGTTATTGGGACTGCGGTGGCCTGGTTTAATTCAAGCAATTATAATGCCATTGTTATTAACAATGATACTATTTCTAGGGCCAATATGTGTACAAGGTTTTAATGGACTTTGGAGATTATATACTG AACCTATGTATTGGTTTGGAAGTGTACGAACAATAATATGGTGGAGAAATCTAGTAGTTGCTCCTTTGGCTGAAGAATGGACATTTAGAGCATGTATGTTACCATTGCTTTTGCAATGTTTTACACCAACTACTGCCATATTTATCTGCCCTTTATTTTTTGGTGTCGCTCATTTTCATCATGTAGTAGATAGGGTAAAAGCAGGCATGAATCTTAAACatgcattatttatatctt gtTTTCAATTTGCGTTTACAACATTATTTGGAGCATATGCTGCTTTTCTTTTTGCTAAAACAG gacATTTAGCAGCACCATTTACAGCACATTCTTTTTGTAATCATATGGGATGTCCTGATCTTTCTGAAGTAGTTGCAGTTAAAGATCCATTAAAAAGAGCTGGTTTGTTTTCTTTGTTTGTAATTGGATTAGTAGCATGGTGTTTCTTATTAACACCAATGACAAAtccaagattattttataataatttattttggcataaaaattttatatga
- the LOC409333 gene encoding CAAX prenyl protease 2 isoform X2 → MKVYSLILLIHAVAFLDKNRIHSASIGELFPSILLEHPSVIKKRFFSVFIMSLISPALLYFGMNEKVFQKATIWELLGLRWPGLIQAIIMPLLLTMILFLGPICVQGFNGLWRLYTEPMYWFGSVRTIIWWRNLVVAPLAEEWTFRACMLPLLLQCFTPTTAIFICPLFFGVAHFHHVVDRVKAGMNLKHALFISCFQFAFTTLFGAYAAFLFAKTGHLAAPFTAHSFCNHMGCPDLSEVVAVKDPLKRAGLFSLFVIGLVAWCFLLTPMTNPRLFYNNLFWHKNFI, encoded by the exons ATGAAAGTCTACTCTTTGATTCTCCTGATTCACGCAGTCGCTTTTCTGGACAAGAATCGAATTCACAGCGCCTCTATTGGAGAACTTTTTCCTTCAATTCTTCT agAACATCCaagtgtaataaaaaaaagattttttagtgTTTTTATTATGTCTCTTATATCTCCTGCATTATTGTACTTTGGAATGAATGAGAAAGTATTTCAAAAG gCAACAATTTGGGAGTTATTGGGACTGCGGTGGCCTGGTTTAATTCAAGCAATTATAATGCCATTGTTATTAACAATGATACTATTTCTAGGGCCAATATGTGTACAAGGTTTTAATGGACTTTGGAGATTATATACTG AACCTATGTATTGGTTTGGAAGTGTACGAACAATAATATGGTGGAGAAATCTAGTAGTTGCTCCTTTGGCTGAAGAATGGACATTTAGAGCATGTATGTTACCATTGCTTTTGCAATGTTTTACACCAACTACTGCCATATTTATCTGCCCTTTATTTTTTGGTGTCGCTCATTTTCATCATGTAGTAGATAGGGTAAAAGCAGGCATGAATCTTAAACatgcattatttatatctt gtTTTCAATTTGCGTTTACAACATTATTTGGAGCATATGCTGCTTTTCTTTTTGCTAAAACAG gacATTTAGCAGCACCATTTACAGCACATTCTTTTTGTAATCATATGGGATGTCCTGATCTTTCTGAAGTAGTTGCAGTTAAAGATCCATTAAAAAGAGCTGGTTTGTTTTCTTTGTTTGTAATTGGATTAGTAGCATGGTGTTTCTTATTAACACCAATGACAAAtccaagattattttataataatttattttggcataaaaattttatatga